The Klebsiella aerogenes KCTC 2190 region GCCTGCGCCAGCGGGCTTTGATAATCGCCGGTAAAGCAAACCAGGTTTATCTCCTTGCCTTCCAGCGCCTTGACCCAATTTAATGCCGAACTGCTGCGTCCGGATTTAGAAATGATCCAGATGGAATCAAAGCGGGCAGCGTTTTTTTGCTCAAGGATTTCGTAATCGGGCCACAACGCCAGGCTGGCGTTCACGCCGGTAACGAGAAACTTATTATAAATATACTGGGCGATTAGCTGCGAAAAACCGCTGCCGTGGATCAAAATACGCTGCTGCTCAAGGCCTGCCAGCAGCGGCGTCAGCGCTTCTGCCGGCTGAATGCTCATATAATCAATATCGTTGGTGACATCGAGCTTTGGCATGGTGATATTGAACTTGATGAAATAGACCAGCTCCAGCCAGCCGCTGAACTTAAGCTTCTTCGCCAGCCGCACCAGCGAAGAAGGATTACTGTAGCAGCGCTCCGCGACGGTGCGGATCCCTTCGCGGATACACAGTTGCGGGTCATTTTGAATAAAACGCAGCACGGTCATTTCGGTTTTACTCAACTTCACGTCACGAAAGATATTTTCTAAGTCCATTACGGGCTCCTCTCAGCGGCAGATTACGCTACCACCGGAGAGCAAATCGGTCTGTGGGATGAGTCACCAGAATGAAACGAACGTTACGATATGTGAAATAAATGGAATAAAAAAACCCTCGCCGCTGGCGGAGAGGGTTGTATTGACTTACAGCGAAATCGTCAGCGCATTGCCCTGGGCGCTCACCACCACGCCCAGTTCGCTGCCCGCCTGCGTCCCACCCTCCACGCCCGCTATCTGCGGGATATTGCGCAGACACAGCGTCCAGCCGCGGGCTTCGCCTTCGCCGCTCACGGTGATGGTGTTGCCCTGGCGCTTCGCCTTCAGGGTGAAAATCACGGAACCATCGGCCGCCGGAACCTGGCACAGAGCTTCGCGGCCATCGTCGAGCTGGAACAGCTGGAAGGCGGTGCCTTCATGCCAGGCATAATCGGGTTTCTGGTCGTTGTTGCCCAGCGCCAGCAGGGTGTTGTCACGAACGTAGACCGGCAGGCTCAGTGCATCGTGACGCTGCTTATGCCAGCGGCTACCCGGCAATTCATCGTTATGCCACAGGTGCGTCCAGCGCCCCTCCGGCAGATAAAACTGCACCTCGCCCGCTTCGGAGAACACCGGCGCCACCAGGACCGAATCGCCGAGCATATACTGACGGTCGAGATAGTCGCAGGCCGGATCGTCCGGGAATTCGAGCATCATCGCACGCAACATCGGAGTGCCGAACTCGTTGGCCAGCGCCGCCTGGCGATAGAGATACGGCATCATGCGGCATTTCAGCTGCGTGAAGTGGCGCACCACGTCACAGGACTCTTCGTCGTAGGCCCACGGCACACGATAGGATTTGCTGCCGTGCAGGCGGCTGTGGCTGGAGAGCAGGCCAAAGGCACACCAGCGCTTATAAACGTGGGCCGGCGCGGTGTTTTCGAAACCGCCGATATCGTGGCTCCAGAAACCGAAGCCGGACATGCCGATCGACAGCCCGCCGCGCAGGCTTTCCGCCATCGATTCGTAGTTGGCGTAGCAGTCGCCGCCCCAGTGCACCGGGAACTGCTGCGCGCCCACCGAGGCGGAACGGGCGAACAGCACCGCCTCCTGCTCGCCGACGGTCTCTTTCAGCACCTTCCACACCAGCTCGTTATAGATGAATGCGTAGTGGTTGTGCATTTTCTGCGGATCGGAACCGTCAAACCACTGCACGTCGGTCGGGATACGCTCGCCGAAGTCGGTCTTGAAGCAATCGACCCCCATCGCTACCAGACCTTTTAACTTGCTGGCGTACCACTGGCAGGCTTCCGGGTTGGTGAAGTCATAAATCGCCAGCCCCGGCTGCCACTTATCCCACTGCCACAGCGAACCGTCCGGGCGCTTAAGCAGATAGCCCTTCTCTTTCAGCTCCTTGAACACCGGCGAGCGCTGGCCGATGTACGGGTTGATCCACACGCAGACCTTCAGCCCTTTCGCCTTCAGGCGCTTGATCATCCCTTCCGGGTCCGGGAAAGTTAGCGGATCCCATTCAAAATCGCACCACTGGAAGGCCTTCATCCAGAAGCAGTCGAAGTGGAAGACGTGCAGCGGCAGATGGCGCTCGGCCATGCCGTCGATAAAGCTATTTACCGTCGCTTCGTCATAGTTGGTAGTGAACGAGGTCGTCAGCCACAGACCGAACGACCATGCCGGCGGCAGCGCCGGGCGGCCGGTGAACTGCGTATAGCGGTTAAGCACCGCTTTCGGCGTCGGGCCGTCGATCACGAAGTACTCGAGATATTCGCCTTCAACGCTGAACTGGACTTTAGAGACTTTCTCCGAGCCCACCTCGAAGGAGACGCGCTGCGGGTGATTCACCAGCACGCCGTAGCCGCGGTTGGTCAGGTAGAACGGAATGTTTTTGTAGGATTGCTCAGTGCTGGTGCCGCCGTCTTCGTTCCAGGTTTCTACCGTCTGGCCGTTGCGCACCAGCGCGGTAAAGCGCTCGCCGAGGCCGTAGACGGTTTCGCCGACGCCGAGGTCGAGGCGCTCAAACATGTAGTTGCGCTGGGTCTTACTATCCTGCACG contains the following coding sequences:
- the yicI gene encoding alpha-xylosidase, with translation MKISDGNWLIQPGLNLIQPVQVYEVEQQGNEMVVYAAPRDVRERAWQLDTPLFTLRFFSPQEGIIGVRMEHFHGALDNGPHYPLNVQKDVHVEIENTAEFAELKSGSLSVRVTKGEFWALDFLRDGVRITGSQLKNNGYVQDSKTQRNYMFERLDLGVGETVYGLGERFTALVRNGQTVETWNEDGGTSTEQSYKNIPFYLTNRGYGVLVNHPQRVSFEVGSEKVSKVQFSVEGEYLEYFVIDGPTPKAVLNRYTQFTGRPALPPAWSFGLWLTTSFTTNYDEATVNSFIDGMAERHLPLHVFHFDCFWMKAFQWCDFEWDPLTFPDPEGMIKRLKAKGLKVCVWINPYIGQRSPVFKELKEKGYLLKRPDGSLWQWDKWQPGLAIYDFTNPEACQWYASKLKGLVAMGVDCFKTDFGERIPTDVQWFDGSDPQKMHNHYAFIYNELVWKVLKETVGEQEAVLFARSASVGAQQFPVHWGGDCYANYESMAESLRGGLSIGMSGFGFWSHDIGGFENTAPAHVYKRWCAFGLLSSHSRLHGSKSYRVPWAYDEESCDVVRHFTQLKCRMMPYLYRQAALANEFGTPMLRAMMLEFPDDPACDYLDRQYMLGDSVLVAPVFSEAGEVQFYLPEGRWTHLWHNDELPGSRWHKQRHDALSLPVYVRDNTLLALGNNDQKPDYAWHEGTAFQLFQLDDGREALCQVPAADGSVIFTLKAKRQGNTITVSGEGEARGWTLCLRNIPQIAGVEGGTQAGSELGVVVSAQGNALTISL
- a CDS encoding MurR/RpiR family transcriptional regulator, yielding MDLENIFRDVKLSKTEMTVLRFIQNDPQLCIREGIRTVAERCYSNPSSLVRLAKKLKFSGWLELVYFIKFNITMPKLDVTNDIDYMSIQPAEALTPLLAGLEQQRILIHGSGFSQLIAQYIYNKFLVTGVNASLALWPDYEILEQKNAARFDSIWIISKSGRSSSALNWVKALEGKEINLVCFTGDYQSPLAQAANTAFIIHDPQKFDDDIYWSNPFFGYCILGFERLLKMWFTSVPSNR